The following proteins are encoded in a genomic region of Ostrea edulis chromosome 7, xbOstEdul1.1, whole genome shotgun sequence:
- the LOC125654714 gene encoding uncharacterized protein LOC125654714, which yields MRLSLFAVVLLGTVLAINAFSIRELADEIETYLTEREGEGKGQGGGQGGGQGGGQGGQSGSKKRENDEMSGQGGGQGGGQGGGQGGGQGGGQGGGQGGGQGGGQGGGQGGGQGGGQGGGQGGGQGGGQGGGQGGQSGSQKRENDEMSGQGGGQGGGQGGGQGGGQGGGQGGQSGSQKRENDEMSGQGGGQGGGQGGGQGGGQGGGQGGGQGGGQGGGQGGGQGGGQGGGQGGGQGGGQGGQSGSQKRENDEMSGQGGGQGGGQGGGQGGGQGGGQGGGQGGRR from the exons ATGAGGCTCTCCTTATTTGCTGTTGTGCTGCTGGGTACAGTTCTGGCTATCAATGCTTTCTCG ATTCGTGAATTGGCCGATGAAATAGAGACGTATTTGACTGAAA GAGAGGGCGAAGGAAAGGGACAAGGAGGTGGACAAGGAGGCGGACAAGGAGGTGGACAAGGAGGTCAAAGTGGTTcaaaaaagagagagaatgatgaaaTGAGCGGACAAGGAGGTGGGCAAGGAGGCGGACAAGGAGGTGGACAAGGGGGCGGACAAGGAGGTGGACAAGGAGGCGGACAAGGAGGTGGACAAGGGGGCGGACAAGGAGGTGGACAAGGAGGTGGACAAGGAGGTGGACAAGGAGGCGGACAAGGAGGTGGACAAGGAGGCGGACAAGGGGGCGGACAAGGAGGTCAAAGTGGTTCACaaaagagagagaatgatgaaaTGAGCGGACAAGGAGGTGGACAAGGAGGCGGACAAGGAGGAGGACAAGGAGGTGGACAAGGAGGTGGACAAGGAGGTCAAAGTGGTTCACaaaagagagagaatgatgaaaTGAGCGGACAAGGAGGTGGACAAGGAGGTGGACAAGGGGGCGGACAAGGAGGTGGACAAGGAGGTGGACAAGGGGGCGGACAAGGAGGTGGGCAAGGAGGTGGACAAGGAGGCGGACAAGGGGGCGGACAAGGAGGTGGACAAGGGGGCGGACAAGGAGGTGGGCAAGGAGGTCAAAGTGGTTCACaaaagagagagaatgatgaaaTGAGTGGACAAGGAGGAGGCCAAGGAGGTGGACAAGGAGGTGGACAAGGGGGTGGACAAGGAGGTGGACAAGGGGGCGGACAAGGAGGGAGACGATAA